In one window of Arthrobacter pascens DNA:
- a CDS encoding NAD(P)H-dependent glycerol-3-phosphate dehydrogenase: MTVHIERSTSASTVAVLGAGSWGTTFAKVLADAAASSGIERRIRLWGRRAEVVQQINDLHTNKQYLKDIVLPSSITASTDVEEVLRDVGVVILAVPAQTLRPQLREWKQLIAPGAVVVSLMKGLELHTDARMSEVIQQELDIPEDRVAVVSGPNLAMEIARGEPTASVVACADSATAAWIARHCTAPYFRPYTTTDVVGVEIGGIVKNVIALAVGICEGKQMGDNTKASVITRGLAETSRLALALGGHANTISGLAGLGDLVATCSSPLSRNHTAGRLLGRGLTLDQVNEEMKQTAEGIKSCQAVNELAGLWGIEMPITAAVDAVLAGKLHVDELGPLLLSRELKSEGDH, from the coding sequence ATGACGGTCCATATTGAACGCTCAACATCTGCAAGCACTGTGGCCGTACTGGGAGCAGGTTCCTGGGGAACCACCTTTGCAAAAGTCCTCGCAGACGCGGCCGCTTCCTCCGGAATCGAGCGCCGTATCCGGTTGTGGGGCAGACGGGCTGAAGTCGTCCAGCAGATCAACGATTTGCACACGAATAAGCAATACCTCAAGGACATAGTGCTTCCGTCCAGCATCACGGCTTCTACGGACGTGGAGGAGGTTCTTAGGGACGTAGGAGTGGTAATACTTGCCGTACCGGCCCAGACCCTGCGGCCGCAGCTGCGTGAATGGAAACAGCTCATCGCACCCGGTGCAGTAGTGGTGTCCCTAATGAAGGGCCTTGAGCTTCACACTGACGCCCGGATGAGCGAGGTTATCCAACAGGAGCTGGACATTCCCGAGGATCGGGTGGCAGTGGTTTCCGGACCCAATCTCGCCATGGAGATTGCCCGTGGGGAGCCCACAGCATCTGTTGTGGCCTGCGCCGATTCCGCAACCGCAGCATGGATTGCCCGGCACTGCACTGCTCCATATTTTCGGCCCTACACAACCACTGATGTAGTTGGTGTGGAAATTGGCGGAATCGTTAAAAACGTCATTGCGCTTGCCGTAGGTATTTGCGAGGGAAAGCAAATGGGGGACAACACAAAAGCCTCAGTGATCACGCGTGGTTTGGCAGAGACGTCACGGCTGGCGCTGGCGCTTGGCGGCCATGCTAATACTATTTCTGGTTTGGCGGGGCTGGGCGACTTGGTGGCCACCTGTTCATCCCCTCTATCGAGGAACCATACTGCAGGACGGCTGTTGGGAAGGGGACTGACGCTGGACCAGGTGAACGAAGAGATGAAGCAGACCGCCGAAGGCATCAAGTCCTGCCAGGCAGTCAACGAATTGGCCGGGCTATGGGGAATTGAAATGCCCATCACAGCCGCTGTTGACGCGGTTCTGGCGGGTAAACTTCACGTTGATGAACTGGGCCCGCTTCTACTTTCCCGCGAACTTAAATCTGAAGGTGATCACTGA
- a CDS encoding lysophospholipid acyltransferase family protein, giving the protein MKETAKSQATFVVIAAIARSLLNVMMDKKWEGTEKLPAGGFIAAPNHCTEIDPLIVGHMLYNQKRAPHFLAKAGLFKVPVLGWILRATRQIPVERSTAGANRSLRLAQEIVADGGAIIIYPEGTLTRDPDLWPMKGHTGAARLALEGGIPVVPIAHWGAHEVFPRYAKRFHLFPRKTSRVVVGDPVDLSAFTGSPLDKANLAAATDAIMDAVTALLAGIRGEDPPAQRWDPAKNNQDKHGRFVERGQHVDRTGGNGRSFPDGGTSQENTGDSNK; this is encoded by the coding sequence GTGAAGGAAACGGCCAAGAGCCAGGCCACGTTTGTGGTCATCGCCGCAATAGCGCGCAGCCTGCTGAACGTCATGATGGACAAGAAATGGGAGGGCACGGAAAAACTGCCCGCAGGCGGCTTCATCGCGGCTCCCAACCATTGCACGGAGATTGATCCCCTCATCGTGGGGCATATGCTCTACAACCAGAAGCGCGCGCCCCACTTCCTTGCCAAGGCAGGGCTGTTCAAAGTTCCCGTGCTGGGCTGGATACTGCGGGCCACGCGGCAGATCCCGGTGGAACGCTCGACGGCGGGGGCCAACCGCTCGCTGCGGCTGGCCCAGGAGATCGTGGCCGACGGCGGTGCCATCATCATCTATCCAGAAGGAACGCTCACCCGCGATCCAGATCTCTGGCCCATGAAGGGCCACACCGGGGCGGCCAGGCTCGCCCTGGAAGGCGGGATCCCAGTAGTGCCCATAGCGCACTGGGGCGCGCACGAAGTCTTTCCGCGGTACGCAAAGCGGTTCCACCTCTTCCCACGCAAGACATCACGGGTGGTGGTGGGGGATCCCGTGGACCTTAGCGCCTTTACCGGCAGCCCCCTGGACAAGGCCAACTTGGCAGCCGCCACGGATGCCATCATGGACGCCGTTACAGCACTGCTGGCAGGTATCCGGGGCGAGGATCCGCCCGCCCAACGTTGGGACCCTGCCAAGAACAACCAAGACAAGCACGGCCGGTTCGTGGAACGCGGCCAGCACGTCGACCGTACCGGCGGAAATGGCAGATCCTTTCCAGACGGCGGAACTTCGCAAGAGAATACTGGGGACAGCAACAAATGA
- a CDS encoding DUF3515 domain-containing protein: protein MLSLGAFLEGRSFSVPVGLAVGTSLLALCACSPVVDVTAAKDAANPACAPMMVALPDAIGDAALRKTNSQATAAWGDPSQVVLRCGVNVPGPTTDRCVSVNGVDWVIKEGDPVWTLTTFGRDPATEILLDPDKISSATVLADLSAPEAKIPSTRNCVGQEDLQNLPGSQ from the coding sequence ATGCTCTCCCTTGGCGCTTTTCTTGAAGGCCGTAGCTTCTCTGTCCCCGTCGGGCTGGCAGTAGGCACTTCTCTGCTCGCCCTGTGCGCCTGTTCTCCCGTGGTAGACGTGACAGCAGCGAAAGACGCCGCCAACCCGGCGTGCGCACCGATGATGGTGGCGCTCCCCGATGCAATCGGCGATGCTGCCCTCCGAAAGACCAACAGCCAGGCCACCGCGGCCTGGGGCGACCCGTCCCAGGTGGTCCTTCGTTGCGGCGTGAACGTTCCGGGACCGACGACGGATCGGTGCGTCAGCGTCAACGGTGTTGACTGGGTCATCAAGGAAGGCGACCCGGTGTGGACGCTGACCACGTTTGGACGCGATCCGGCCACCGAAATCCTGCTGGACCCGGACAAGATCAGCTCTGCCACTGTCCTGGCCGATCTCTCCGCACCGGAGGCAAAGATCCCGTCAACCCGGAACTGCGTGGGCCAGGAAGACCTGCAGAACTTGCCCGGCAGCCAATAG
- a CDS encoding D-alanine--D-alanine ligase family protein translates to MSDFDQNAAPERSVKPRVAVLFGGRSSEHAVSCVTAAGVLGAINKDKYEVIPIGIAKSGQWVLAAADTAQWSLSASSLPEVPPSSETVTLAEIGGEHQLIVASPNAVPQELGTVDVVFPLLHGPFGEDGTIQGLLELSDTRYVGAGVLASAVGMDKHYMKVVFEAAGLHVGPYIAVTDRQWIKDAEAVRKQVDRLGFPVFVKPARAGSSMGISKVDSLDELDAAVEEARRHDLKLVIEAGITGREIECAVLEGRGADGPRTSLPGEISVAGGSHEFYDFTAKYVEDGAAALSCPADIPEEAINRVRELAAAAFDAVGAEGLSRVDFFYTPDGELIINEINTMPGFTPNSMYPQMWAASGLDYADLIDELIYLALHRKTGLR, encoded by the coding sequence ATGAGCGATTTCGATCAGAATGCGGCACCTGAAAGAAGCGTCAAACCCCGCGTTGCCGTGCTCTTTGGCGGCCGTTCCAGCGAACATGCCGTGAGCTGCGTGACTGCCGCCGGTGTGCTCGGCGCCATCAACAAAGACAAATACGAAGTCATTCCGATTGGAATCGCGAAGTCGGGGCAATGGGTGCTGGCCGCAGCCGACACAGCCCAGTGGTCACTGTCGGCATCGTCGCTGCCGGAGGTGCCGCCGTCGTCGGAAACGGTGACTCTGGCGGAAATCGGCGGTGAGCACCAGCTGATCGTGGCCTCCCCGAACGCAGTCCCGCAGGAACTCGGAACCGTTGACGTGGTCTTCCCGCTGCTGCATGGGCCCTTCGGTGAAGACGGCACCATCCAGGGGCTCCTGGAGCTGTCCGACACCCGCTACGTGGGCGCCGGTGTACTTGCCTCTGCCGTTGGCATGGACAAGCACTACATGAAGGTGGTCTTTGAGGCCGCAGGCCTCCATGTGGGGCCCTACATCGCGGTCACGGACCGGCAGTGGATCAAGGATGCAGAAGCTGTCCGCAAGCAGGTGGACCGGCTCGGCTTTCCTGTGTTCGTCAAACCGGCCCGGGCTGGATCGTCCATGGGTATCTCCAAAGTCGATTCCCTGGACGAGCTGGACGCAGCTGTCGAGGAAGCCCGCCGCCACGACCTCAAGCTCGTTATCGAGGCCGGCATCACGGGCCGCGAGATCGAGTGCGCCGTCTTGGAAGGCCGCGGCGCCGATGGGCCGCGCACGTCCTTGCCCGGCGAGATCTCAGTGGCCGGCGGCAGCCATGAATTCTATGACTTCACCGCGAAATACGTCGAGGACGGTGCCGCGGCACTGAGCTGCCCCGCCGACATCCCGGAGGAGGCCATCAATCGGGTGCGGGAGCTTGCGGCCGCGGCCTTCGACGCCGTGGGGGCAGAAGGTCTGAGCCGGGTTGACTTCTTCTATACGCCTGACGGCGAGCTGATCATCAACGAAATAAACACGATGCCTGGATTTACGCCAAACAGCATGTACCCGCAGATGTGGGCGGCGTCAGGGTTGGACTACGCTGACTTGATCGACGAACTGATTTACCTTGCACTGCACCGGAAGACAGGCCTGCGCTGA
- the leuC gene encoding 3-isopropylmalate dehydratase large subunit, with the protein MAKTLAEKVWDAHVVRKGDGEGANAQPDLLFIDLHLVHEVTSPQAFEGLRLAGRKLRRPDLTIATEDHNTPTLDIDKPIADLTSRTQIQTLRNNCAEFGVRLHSLGDAEQGIVHVVGPQLGLTQPGMTVVCGDSHTSTHGAFGALAMGIGTSEVEHVMATQTLSLKPFKTMAINVEGTLRPGVSAKDIILAVIAKIGTGGGQGYVLEYRGSAIRALSMEARMTICNMSIEAGARAGLVAPDQTTYDYMFGRPHAPQGAEWDAAVEYWNTLRTDDDATFDVEVDLDADTLEPFVTWGTNPGQGVSLSSKVPSPEDFGDENAKAAAERALQYMGLQAGTPMKEIRVDTVFLGSCTNSRMEDLRAAADIIRGRQKDPNIRMLVVPGSARVRLEAEAEGLDKVFKDFGAEWRFAGCSMCLGMNPDQLEVGERCASTSNRNFEGRQGKGGRTHLVSPVVAAATAVRGTLSSPSDLDPAPESAISTHAA; encoded by the coding sequence GTGGCAAAGACACTGGCCGAGAAAGTCTGGGACGCACATGTGGTGCGCAAAGGCGACGGCGAAGGAGCCAACGCCCAGCCCGACCTTCTCTTCATTGACCTTCACCTTGTCCACGAGGTGACATCACCGCAGGCATTTGAAGGTCTGCGCCTTGCCGGCCGGAAGCTGCGTCGGCCTGACCTCACCATCGCCACGGAGGACCACAACACTCCTACGCTGGACATCGACAAGCCCATCGCCGATCTGACCAGCCGCACCCAGATCCAGACGCTGCGGAACAACTGTGCTGAATTCGGTGTCCGGCTGCATTCACTCGGCGACGCCGAACAGGGGATTGTGCACGTTGTCGGCCCGCAGCTGGGTCTCACCCAGCCCGGCATGACAGTTGTCTGCGGTGATTCGCACACCTCCACCCACGGGGCCTTCGGTGCCCTGGCCATGGGCATCGGCACCTCTGAGGTGGAGCACGTCATGGCCACCCAGACCCTGTCCCTGAAGCCGTTCAAGACCATGGCCATCAATGTCGAAGGCACGCTCCGTCCCGGCGTCAGCGCCAAGGACATCATCCTCGCGGTGATCGCCAAGATCGGCACCGGCGGAGGCCAGGGCTACGTCCTGGAATACCGCGGTTCCGCCATCCGTGCGCTGTCCATGGAGGCCCGGATGACCATCTGCAACATGTCCATCGAAGCCGGCGCCCGTGCAGGCCTGGTGGCGCCGGACCAGACCACCTACGACTACATGTTCGGCCGCCCGCACGCACCCCAGGGCGCGGAATGGGACGCCGCCGTCGAGTACTGGAACACGCTGCGGACCGACGATGACGCCACGTTCGACGTCGAAGTCGACCTCGACGCCGACACCCTTGAGCCGTTCGTCACCTGGGGCACCAACCCGGGCCAGGGCGTGTCGCTGTCCTCGAAAGTTCCCTCGCCGGAGGACTTCGGCGACGAAAACGCCAAGGCGGCCGCTGAGCGGGCTCTGCAGTACATGGGCCTGCAGGCGGGCACCCCGATGAAGGAGATCCGGGTGGACACGGTCTTCCTGGGCTCCTGCACCAACTCGCGCATGGAGGACCTCCGGGCCGCCGCGGATATCATCCGCGGACGGCAGAAGGACCCGAACATCCGGATGCTGGTGGTTCCCGGTTCGGCCCGCGTGCGGCTGGAAGCGGAGGCTGAAGGGCTGGACAAGGTCTTCAAGGACTTTGGCGCAGAATGGCGCTTCGCCGGCTGCTCCATGTGCCTGGGCATGAACCCGGACCAGCTGGAAGTGGGGGAGCGCTGCGCCTCCACGTCCAACCGCAACTTTGAGGGGCGCCAGGGCAAGGGCGGACGCACCCACCTGGTCTCCCCGGTGGTGGCAGCAGCCACGGCCGTCCGGGGCACGCTGAGCTCGCCGTCGGACCTCGATCCGGCCCCCGAATCCGCTATCAGCACGCACGCAGCCTAG
- a CDS encoding DUF7402 domain-containing protein translates to MRQVPFPQLRRFSRVLLALAAITGFAGSLAASPSASADTACAAGSALNIVAHEDDDLLFQSPRLISAIRGGLCVRTVYVTAGDANDSAAYWASRENGVKAAYAQLANVANSWTTADAGIPGHPIPVTTLSGAANISLAFMRLPDGFRDGSGGSNNGNESLQKLYSGVINTITAVDNSSSYTHSTLQATILAFMNNYRATQIVTLDYAGSYGDGDHSDHHTVAYLVMAAHQQYSLPHTITGYQGYGITQRPSNVLDPDLTAKTNAFLAYAQYDYRTCNTAEWCSSRSEGAWFSRSYTVGTPGLTQGTGTFSGTGVSAGSNVAPSATVTASSQNEATGQSALKAVDGVIAGYPVDGTREWATVGGKAGSYLNLAFPTAVTLNRVVLYDRPNTNDQITGGSLTFSDGTTVAVPSLENSGQPTTINFTGRSTTSLRLTVTAVSGTTKNVGLSELQAYTGTPTNIAPSATVTASSQNEATGQSALKAVDGVIAGYPVDGTREWATVGGKAGSYLNLAFPTAVTLNRVVLYDRPNTNDQITGGSLTFSDGTTVAVPSLENSGQATTINFTGRSTTSLRLTVTAVSGTTKNVGLSELQAYMN, encoded by the coding sequence ATGAGACAGGTGCCCTTTCCCCAGCTTCGCCGATTTTCCCGAGTCCTCCTCGCCTTAGCGGCAATCACAGGGTTCGCAGGGAGCCTGGCCGCTTCCCCCAGCGCATCCGCGGACACCGCATGTGCGGCGGGATCTGCTTTGAACATCGTCGCCCATGAGGACGACGACCTCCTGTTTCAGAGCCCACGACTCATCTCGGCCATCCGAGGAGGACTCTGCGTTCGCACTGTTTACGTAACAGCCGGTGATGCAAATGATTCCGCTGCATATTGGGCATCCAGAGAGAACGGTGTGAAAGCGGCTTATGCGCAACTCGCTAACGTGGCCAACAGTTGGACGACGGCTGATGCCGGGATCCCCGGACACCCGATTCCAGTCACCACACTCAGCGGTGCGGCCAACATCTCGCTGGCATTCATGCGGTTGCCCGACGGTTTCCGGGATGGAAGTGGCGGGTCCAACAATGGGAACGAGAGCCTCCAGAAGCTGTACAGCGGCGTGATCAACACGATTACGGCCGTGGACAATTCGTCCTCGTACACGCACTCGACGCTTCAGGCCACCATTCTGGCGTTCATGAACAACTACCGGGCAACTCAGATTGTCACCTTGGACTATGCCGGCAGCTACGGCGACGGCGACCACAGCGACCATCACACTGTCGCCTACCTCGTGATGGCGGCACACCAACAGTACAGCTTGCCGCACACGATCACGGGCTATCAGGGATACGGCATCACCCAACGCCCCAGTAACGTGCTCGATCCCGATCTGACGGCGAAGACGAATGCATTTCTGGCCTACGCACAGTACGACTACAGGACCTGCAACACCGCGGAATGGTGCTCGTCCCGTTCGGAAGGAGCTTGGTTCTCGCGGTCATATACCGTAGGCACTCCTGGTCTGACACAAGGTACCGGTACCTTCAGCGGGACTGGCGTCTCCGCAGGGAGCAATGTCGCCCCATCGGCGACGGTCACCGCGAGTTCCCAGAACGAAGCCACAGGCCAAAGCGCCCTCAAGGCCGTCGACGGCGTCATCGCAGGCTACCCCGTCGACGGCACCCGGGAATGGGCCACAGTAGGCGGCAAGGCCGGAAGCTATCTCAACCTCGCCTTCCCCACCGCCGTGACATTAAATCGCGTCGTGCTCTACGACCGGCCCAACACCAACGACCAGATCACCGGCGGCAGCCTCACCTTCTCAGACGGCACCACGGTCGCCGTCCCCTCCCTGGAGAACAGCGGCCAGCCGACCACCATCAACTTCACCGGCCGCTCGACCACCAGCCTGCGACTCACCGTTACCGCCGTCAGTGGCACCACCAAAAACGTCGGACTCTCCGAACTCCAGGCCTACACTGGCACTCCGACCAATATCGCCCCATCGGCGACGGTCACCGCCAGTTCCCAGAACGAAGCCACAGGGCAAAGCGCCCTCAAGGCCGTCGACGGCGTCATCGCAGGCTACCCCGTCGACGGCACCCGGGAATGGGCCACAGTAGGCGGCAAGGCCGGAAGCTATCTCAACCTCGCCTTCCCCACCGCCGTGACATTGAATCGCGTCGTGCTCTACGACCGGCCCAACACCAACGACCAGATCACCGGCGGCAGCCTCACCTTCTCAGACGGCACCACGGTCGCCGTCCCCTCCCTGGAGAACAGCGGCCAGGCGACCACCATCAACTTCACCGGCCGCTCGACCACCAGCCTGCGACTCACCGTTACCGCCGTCAGCGGCACCACCAAAAACGTCGGACTCTCCGAACTCCAGGCCTACATGAACTGA
- the murA gene encoding UDP-N-acetylglucosamine 1-carboxyvinyltransferase, with protein sequence MSSVLTIRGGVPLTGRVTVRGAKNLVPKAMVAALLGNEPSVLRNVPEIKDVEVVTSLLQLHGVTVAKDPVNGDLTLDPKAAKTAPSTAIDAHAGDSRIPILLCGPLIHAIGEAFIPDLGGCKIGDRPIDYHLDVLRQFGAVVEKRPGGIHISAPKGLHGAKISLPYPSVGATEQVLLSATRAEGITELSGAATEPEIIDLIAVLQKMGAIISVQTDRTIRIEGVRDLGGYNHRALSDRNESASWASAALVTRGDIFVEGASQRDMMTFLNTYRKVGGGMDIGEDGIRFYHRGGKLNPLVLETDVHPGFMTDWQQPLVVALTQAEGVSIVHETVYENRFGFTDALIRMGASIQVHRECLGSVPCRFGQRNFLHSAVISGPTQLKGTDIDVPDLRGGFSHLIAALAATGTSRVTGIDIINRGYERFTEKLAGLGADFDITATK encoded by the coding sequence ATGAGTAGTGTTCTGACAATCCGCGGCGGAGTCCCGCTTACAGGCCGCGTGACCGTCCGGGGGGCCAAGAATCTGGTTCCCAAGGCAATGGTGGCCGCGTTGCTGGGAAACGAACCATCGGTGTTGCGGAACGTTCCGGAAATCAAAGACGTGGAGGTGGTCACGTCACTCCTGCAGCTGCATGGTGTGACGGTAGCCAAGGATCCAGTCAACGGGGACCTGACGCTGGATCCCAAGGCTGCCAAGACTGCTCCAAGCACTGCCATTGATGCCCATGCCGGCGATTCCAGGATCCCCATCCTCCTGTGTGGTCCGCTGATCCACGCGATCGGTGAAGCCTTCATCCCGGATCTGGGCGGCTGCAAGATCGGTGACCGGCCCATCGATTACCACCTCGATGTCCTGCGGCAGTTTGGCGCCGTAGTGGAAAAGCGTCCGGGCGGCATCCACATTTCGGCGCCCAAAGGTTTGCACGGCGCCAAAATCTCGCTGCCTTATCCCTCTGTCGGCGCCACTGAGCAGGTCCTGCTTAGCGCCACGCGCGCCGAAGGAATCACCGAACTCTCGGGGGCGGCCACCGAACCAGAGATCATCGACCTCATCGCGGTGCTGCAGAAGATGGGCGCCATCATCAGCGTCCAGACGGACAGGACAATCCGCATCGAAGGCGTCCGGGACCTGGGCGGCTACAACCACAGGGCCCTCTCTGACCGCAACGAATCGGCGTCGTGGGCTTCAGCTGCCCTGGTGACGCGCGGGGACATCTTTGTTGAAGGCGCTTCGCAGCGCGACATGATGACGTTCCTGAACACCTACCGCAAGGTGGGCGGAGGCATGGATATCGGCGAGGACGGCATCCGCTTCTACCACCGCGGCGGCAAGCTCAACCCGCTGGTCCTGGAGACGGACGTGCACCCCGGTTTCATGACGGACTGGCAGCAGCCGCTGGTCGTGGCGCTGACCCAGGCCGAAGGCGTCTCCATCGTGCACGAGACCGTCTACGAGAACCGCTTCGGCTTCACTGACGCCTTGATCCGGATGGGAGCCAGCATCCAGGTGCACCGTGAATGCCTGGGCAGCGTGCCGTGCAGGTTCGGCCAGCGCAACTTCCTTCATTCCGCCGTAATCTCCGGGCCTACCCAACTCAAGGGAACCGATATCGATGTCCCGGACCTTCGCGGTGGGTTCAGCCACCTGATCGCAGCCTTGGCTGCCACCGGCACGTCCAGGGTCACGGGGATCGACATCATCAACCGTGGCTACGAGCGTTTCACGGAAAAGCTGGCGGGCCTCGGCGCGGATTTCGACATCACCGCAACAAAGTAG
- a CDS encoding IclR family transcriptional regulator, translated as MDNSSGVGVIDKAAHVLDALEAGPTTLAQLVAATGLARPTVHRLALALVHHRLVSRDIQGRFVLGSRLVELASAAGEDRLIASAGPVLVQLRDATGESAQIFRRQGDWRVCVASAERPIGLRDTIPVGTQLSMKAGSAAQVLLAWEDHDRLLEGLQSARFTPTVLAGVRRRGWGQSLGEREPGVASVSAPVRGPSGRVIAAVSISGPIERLTRQPGRLHAEVVCNAGRILTEALRKNND; from the coding sequence ATGGACAATTCTAGTGGAGTCGGTGTCATTGATAAAGCGGCCCATGTGCTTGACGCACTTGAGGCCGGACCCACCACCCTGGCGCAGCTAGTGGCTGCCACCGGACTGGCCCGGCCCACTGTTCACAGGCTCGCCCTGGCACTGGTCCACCACCGGCTGGTCAGCCGCGACATCCAGGGGCGCTTTGTCCTGGGTAGCAGGCTCGTCGAACTGGCATCGGCGGCGGGCGAGGACCGCCTGATCGCCTCCGCGGGCCCTGTCCTGGTGCAGTTGCGGGACGCCACCGGCGAGAGCGCCCAGATCTTCCGCCGGCAGGGAGACTGGCGCGTTTGCGTGGCTTCCGCCGAACGCCCCATCGGTCTCCGTGACACCATCCCTGTCGGGACTCAGCTGTCCATGAAAGCCGGCTCCGCGGCCCAGGTCCTACTCGCCTGGGAGGACCACGACCGCCTCCTTGAAGGCCTTCAGTCCGCACGGTTTACGCCCACCGTACTTGCCGGCGTACGACGGCGGGGCTGGGGACAGAGCCTCGGCGAACGCGAGCCGGGAGTCGCCTCCGTTTCAGCACCGGTACGCGGGCCGTCCGGACGGGTGATCGCCGCCGTTTCCATTTCCGGGCCGATTGAGCGCCTGACCCGCCAACCCGGCCGCCTTCACGCCGAGGTGGTCTGCAACGCAGGCCGTATCCTCACTGAGGCCTTGCGCAAGAACAACGACTGA
- the leuD gene encoding 3-isopropylmalate dehydratase small subunit → MEKFTTHTGIGVPLRQSNVDTDQIIPAVYLKRITRTGFEDALFSAWRKDPSFILNQAPFNTGSVLVAGPDFGTGSSREHAVWALKDYGFKTVLSSRFADIFRGNSGKQGLLAAELAQDDIELIWKELENAPGTEVTVDLVSKTVICGNIVAPFNIDDYTRWRLLEGLDDIGLTLKHEADITAYEATRPAFKPTTLPARLS, encoded by the coding sequence ATGGAAAAGTTCACCACGCACACGGGCATCGGCGTTCCGCTGCGGCAAAGCAATGTCGACACTGACCAGATCATCCCCGCCGTCTACCTCAAACGCATCACCCGCACCGGCTTCGAGGACGCGCTGTTTTCCGCCTGGCGCAAGGACCCGTCCTTCATCCTGAACCAGGCCCCTTTCAATACCGGTTCCGTGCTGGTGGCCGGTCCCGACTTCGGTACTGGATCTTCCCGTGAACACGCGGTGTGGGCACTGAAGGACTACGGCTTCAAGACGGTCCTGTCCTCCCGGTTCGCGGACATCTTCCGCGGCAACTCAGGCAAGCAGGGCCTGCTGGCTGCCGAGCTCGCCCAGGATGACATCGAGCTGATCTGGAAAGAGCTGGAAAACGCCCCGGGCACCGAAGTGACGGTGGACCTGGTATCCAAGACGGTAATCTGTGGCAACATCGTGGCTCCATTCAACATCGATGACTACACGCGCTGGCGCCTGCTCGAAGGCCTGGACGACATCGGCCTTACCCTTAAGCACGAAGCGGACATCACCGCTTATGAGGCCACCCGTCCCGCGTTCAAGCCCACCACGCTTCCGGCCCGCCTGTCCTGA